A single Arcobacter sp. FWKO B DNA region contains:
- the argH gene encoding argininosuccinate lyase: protein MTNNQILKNTNAKILDEFNASIMFDKNLYAQDIKGSIAHSKMLALQGIITAEEQSQIEVGLNTIKQMIDEGNFVFDISSEDIHMAIESKLIELIGDVGKKVHTARSRNDQVATDFRLYVQEHTILLRDKLKVLVSVLVDIASKHSDTLMPGMTHLQHAQPINFGYHMLSYCAMFKRDFDRFEDAFKRNNYCPLGSAALAGTPHNIDRYTTSDLLGFYAPTLNAQDSVSDRDFALDLLYNISIAMMHISRLSEELILWSSYEFKFVSMSDEYATTSSIMPQKKNPDVPELLRGKTGRVYGNLIGLLTVMKGLPLAYNKDTQEDKEGVFDSVKTLDISLEILTDVMRTLVIHPENMLKACKVGHLSATDLADYMVTNLNLPFREAYYITKQAVAKANELGKDISELSIEELRSSCDELKNIDEEVLTYLDLRNSMNSRKSYGGTSTQSTLEIIEVFREWCFSF, encoded by the coding sequence ATGACAAATAATCAAATATTAAAAAATACAAATGCAAAAATTTTAGATGAATTCAATGCATCTATTATGTTTGATAAAAATCTTTATGCACAAGATATAAAAGGCTCAATAGCTCATAGTAAAATGTTAGCTCTTCAAGGTATTATAACTGCTGAAGAACAAAGTCAAATTGAAGTAGGTCTTAATACAATCAAGCAAATGATTGATGAAGGTAACTTTGTTTTTGATATATCTAGTGAAGATATACATATGGCAATAGAGTCTAAGCTGATAGAGCTTATTGGAGATGTGGGTAAAAAGGTACATACTGCAAGAAGTAGAAATGATCAAGTTGCCACAGATTTTAGGCTTTATGTGCAAGAGCATACTATACTCCTTCGAGATAAACTAAAAGTTTTGGTATCGGTTTTGGTGGATATTGCTTCAAAACATAGCGATACTTTGATGCCAGGTATGACACACCTCCAACACGCACAACCAATCAATTTTGGGTATCATATGCTCTCATATTGTGCTATGTTTAAAAGAGATTTTGATAGATTTGAAGATGCATTTAAAAGAAACAACTACTGTCCACTAGGAAGTGCAGCACTTGCTGGAACTCCACATAATATAGATAGATATACAACAAGTGACTTACTTGGCTTTTATGCACCAACACTAAATGCTCAAGATAGTGTTAGTGATAGAGATTTTGCACTTGATTTGCTATACAATATAAGTATAGCCATGATGCATATAAGCAGACTTTCTGAAGAGTTGATTTTGTGGTCTAGTTATGAGTTTAAGTTTGTAAGTATGAGTGATGAATACGCTACAACAAGCTCTATAATGCCACAAAAGAAAAATCCTGATGTTCCAGAGCTTTTAAGAGGAAAAACAGGTAGAGTATATGGGAATTTGATAGGGTTGCTTACTGTTATGAAAGGGTTGCCACTAGCATATAATAAAGATACACAAGAAGATAAAGAGGGTGTTTTTGATAGTGTTAAGACTTTGGATATTTCACTAGAGATTTTGACTGATGTGATGAGAACTCTTGTAATCCACCCAGAAAATATGCTAAAAGCTTGTAAAGTAGGGCATTTGAGTGCTACTGATTTGGCTGATTATATGGTAACAAATCTTAATCTCCCATTTCGTGAAGCTTATTATATCACAAAGCAAGCAGTTGCAAAAGCAAATGAACTAGGCAAAGATATAAGTGAGCTGAGTATTGAAGAACTAAGAAGTAGTTGTGATGAGCTTAAAAATATAGATGAAGAGGTATTGACATATCTTGATTTGAGAAATTCTATGAATTCAAGAAAATCTTATGGTGGGACTTCTACACAATCTACGCTTGAGATTATTGAAGTGTTTAGGGAGTGGTGTTTTAGTTTTTAG
- the mscL gene encoding large conductance mechanosensitive channel protein MscL, whose product MLEEFKKFLIKGNMVDMAVGFIFGAAFATLVQSLVKNVIMPPIGMLLGKVDFSNLFIALDGKDYASIAALDAAGAPAIKLGMFINDSISFLILGTVMFMIVKSYNKLRTQEEEKVVIPTEKTCSECAMSIPIAAKKCGYCGNTHL is encoded by the coding sequence ATGTTAGAAGAATTTAAAAAGTTTTTAATCAAAGGTAATATGGTAGATATGGCTGTTGGTTTTATTTTTGGAGCTGCTTTTGCAACACTTGTACAATCACTTGTCAAAAATGTGATTATGCCACCAATTGGTATGCTTCTTGGGAAAGTTGATTTTTCAAATCTTTTTATTGCTCTTGATGGCAAAGATTATGCTTCTATTGCTGCACTTGATGCTGCTGGAGCACCTGCTATAAAACTTGGTATGTTTATAAATGATAGTATTTCATTTTTGATTTTGGGTACAGTGATGTTTATGATTGTAAAAAGCTATAACAAATTAAGAACTCAAGAAGAAGAAAAAGTTGTTATTCCTACAGAAAAAACATGTAGTGAATGTGCTATGAGTATACCAATAGCTGCCAAAAAATGCGGATATTGCGGTAATACCCACCTATAA
- a CDS encoding iron-sulfur cluster assembly scaffold protein, with protein MAKGDLITGSIWDEYSKEVQRRMNNPSHMGELTEADAARIGGKLIVADFGAESCGDAVRLYWVVDETTNKIVAAKFKSFGCGTAIASSDVMTELTLNKTVDEAVKITNIDVEKALRDDENTPAVPPQKMHCSVMAYDVIKKAAGMYKGVDSESFETEYIVCECARVSLETLREVIRINDLTTVEQITDYTKAGAFCKSCIKPGGHEKKDIYLVDVLADVRREMEEEKLKVAIEQGSSGVDMAFVDMTMVQKIKKVEATLDEYIRPMLVMDGGNMEVIDIKENLPHFDIYIRYLGACSSCASGSTGTLYAIESVLRQKVDENIRILPI; from the coding sequence ATGGCAAAAGGTGATTTAATAACAGGTTCAATTTGGGATGAGTATTCTAAAGAAGTACAAAGAAGAATGAATAATCCATCACATATGGGTGAGCTTACAGAAGCTGATGCAGCTAGAATTGGTGGAAAGCTGATAGTTGCTGATTTTGGTGCTGAGAGTTGCGGTGATGCGGTAAGACTTTATTGGGTTGTAGATGAGACTACAAATAAAATAGTTGCTGCTAAGTTTAAATCTTTTGGTTGTGGTACTGCTATTGCTTCAAGTGATGTTATGACGGAGCTAACTCTTAATAAAACAGTAGATGAAGCGGTGAAAATAACAAATATAGATGTGGAAAAAGCTCTTAGAGATGATGAGAATACTCCAGCAGTTCCTCCTCAAAAAATGCACTGTTCGGTAATGGCATATGATGTTATCAAAAAAGCTGCAGGTATGTATAAAGGGGTTGATAGCGAAAGTTTTGAAACTGAATATATAGTTTGTGAGTGTGCAAGGGTGAGTTTGGAGACTTTGAGAGAAGTTATAAGAATAAATGACCTTACTACTGTAGAACAAATTACAGATTATACAAAAGCTGGTGCATTTTGTAAGTCATGTATCAAACCAGGTGGTCATGAGAAAAAAGATATTTATTTGGTTGATGTACTAGCTGATGTTAGAAGAGAGATGGAAGAGGAAAAGCTAAAAGTTGCAATAGAGCAAGGTTCTAGTGGTGTTGATATGGCGTTTGTTGATATGACTATGGTTCAAAAAATCAAAAAAGTTGAAGCTACACTTGATGAGTATATAAGACCTATGCTTGTAATGGATGGTGGAAATATGGAAGTAATCGATATAAAAGAAAACTTACCACATTTTGATATTTATATAAGATACCTTGGTGCTTGTAGCTCATGTGCTAGTGGAAGTACAGGTACACTTTATGCAATAGAATCAGTTCTAAGACAAAAAGTAGATGAGAATATAAGAATTCTTCCTATATAA
- a CDS encoding F0F1 ATP synthase subunit C yields the protein MKKIVLLMLALAGVAFANDGDSMIKAYSVVAAGVGLGLAALGGAIGMGNAAAATIAGTARNPGLGGKLMVTMFIALAMIEAQVIYTLVIALIALYANPFL from the coding sequence ATGAAAAAAATCGTTCTTTTAATGTTGGCTCTTGCAGGTGTTGCATTTGCTAATGATGGTGATTCAATGATTAAAGCTTACTCTGTAGTTGCTGCAGGTGTTGGTCTAGGTTTAGCTGCACTTGGTGGTGCTATAGGTATGGGTAATGCTGCTGCTGCAACAATTGCTGGTACTGCTAGAAACCCAGGTCTTGGTGGTAAATTAATGGTTACAATGTTTATCGCTCTTGCTATGATCGAAGCACAAGTTATCTATACACTTGTTATCGCTCTTATAGCTCTTTATGCTAACCCATTTCTTTAA
- a CDS encoding NifS family cysteine desulfurase, which translates to MEVYLDNNATTMVDPQVFAEMEPFFCKIYGNPNSLHKFGSGTHPKMVEALDYLYAGIGADDKDDVVITANATESNNWVLKSIWVDKILNGDKKHIITSEVEHPSITAVCKFLETQGVSVTYLPVNEDGVLEAHTVKDFIRDDTALVSVMWANNETGKIFPIKEIGAICREKGVLFHSDATQAIGKVKVDVQDANVDMISFSAHKFHGPKGVGGLYIKAGVELSPFMHGGEQMGGRRAGTVDVASMVGMGFAMKLATSTMALAYEENHVRKLRDKLENALLELPDTILIGGKENRTPNTSLISFKGIEGEAMLWDLNQAGIGASTGSACASEDLEANPVMNAFGSDSELAHTGVRFSLSRFNTEEQIDYAIEVIKKAVTRLRAISSSYAYKPN; encoded by the coding sequence ATGGAAGTTTATTTAGATAATAATGCAACTACAATGGTTGATCCACAGGTTTTTGCTGAAATGGAGCCATTTTTTTGTAAAATTTATGGAAATCCAAACTCTTTACATAAATTTGGAAGTGGAACTCACCCTAAAATGGTAGAAGCTTTGGATTATTTGTATGCTGGAATTGGTGCTGATGACAAAGATGATGTTGTAATAACTGCCAATGCAACAGAGAGTAATAACTGGGTTTTAAAATCTATTTGGGTAGATAAGATACTAAATGGAGATAAAAAACATATTATTACATCTGAAGTTGAACATCCTTCAATTACAGCTGTTTGTAAGTTTTTAGAAACTCAAGGTGTAAGTGTAACATACCTACCAGTTAATGAAGATGGCGTTCTAGAAGCTCATACGGTAAAAGACTTTATAAGAGATGATACTGCTTTAGTTAGTGTAATGTGGGCAAATAATGAAACTGGAAAAATTTTTCCTATCAAAGAAATAGGTGCTATTTGTAGAGAAAAAGGGGTACTTTTTCATTCTGATGCTACACAAGCTATAGGTAAAGTAAAAGTAGATGTTCAAGATGCAAATGTAGATATGATATCTTTTTCAGCTCATAAATTTCATGGACCAAAAGGGGTTGGTGGACTTTATATAAAAGCTGGAGTTGAGCTTAGTCCCTTTATGCATGGTGGAGAACAAATGGGTGGAAGAAGAGCTGGAACTGTAGATGTTGCATCTATGGTTGGTATGGGTTTTGCAATGAAACTTGCAACTTCAACTATGGCACTAGCATATGAAGAAAATCATGTAAGAAAACTAAGAGATAAGCTGGAAAATGCTTTATTAGAACTTCCTGATACTATCCTTATAGGTGGAAAAGAAAATAGAACTCCAAATACATCTTTGATAAGCTTTAAAGGTATAGAAGGTGAAGCAATGCTTTGGGATCTAAACCAAGCTGGTATTGGTGCTAGTACTGGAAGTGCTTGTGCAAGTGAAGACTTGGAAGCAAACCCAGTAATGAACGCATTCGGAAGTGATAGCGAACTAGCTCATACGGGAGTTAGATTTAGTTTAAGTAGATTTAATACAGAAGAACAAATAGATTATGCAATAGAAGTGATTAAAAAAGCAGTTACTAGACTTAGGGCTATTAGTTCTAGTTATGCGTATAAACCAAATTAA
- a CDS encoding DMT family transporter — protein sequence MNENKLSLTLLMILAMSLWGGGWIANKLIVYEANILVLTFWRFFITLLTITPLFFFYKDKILLNIQVIKLTTTGALLNIAFMLVAFLGVMNGFAGSAGVIITTISPMVTYILASFLFGYIITQKHKLGLFLGFLGGLFMFEIWKFDILRLINDGSLYFIFAAIIWSLVTINSQQASKHINIIHYTIILTFIATIILFFVALPFGLLVIFEKDFTFWLALIYISSFGQGIATTIYYFASSKLGSANTSSYMFIIPVSALFFSYLILDEVPNLFLIIGGIVNMLALYIITKKPQKSIG from the coding sequence ATGAATGAAAATAAACTCTCCCTTACTTTACTAATGATACTTGCTATGAGCCTATGGGGTGGTGGTTGGATAGCTAATAAGCTTATAGTATATGAAGCAAATATTTTGGTGCTTACTTTTTGGAGATTTTTTATTACATTACTTACTATTACACCATTATTTTTCTTTTATAAAGACAAAATACTACTAAATATACAAGTTATTAAACTAACAACTACTGGTGCTTTACTAAATATTGCATTTATGCTTGTAGCTTTTTTAGGTGTTATGAATGGTTTTGCTGGTAGTGCTGGAGTTATTATTACTACTATTAGTCCTATGGTTACATATATATTAGCTTCTTTTTTATTTGGGTATATAATCACACAAAAACATAAACTTGGACTGTTCTTAGGATTTTTGGGTGGATTATTTATGTTTGAGATATGGAAGTTTGATATCCTTAGATTAATAAATGATGGAAGTTTATATTTTATATTCGCTGCTATTATTTGGTCACTTGTTACTATCAACTCCCAACAAGCATCAAAACATATCAACATTATACACTATACTATTATACTCACTTTCATAGCAACGATTATTTTGTTTTTCGTGGCATTACCTTTTGGGCTCTTGGTCATATTTGAAAAAGATTTTACTTTTTGGTTAGCTCTTATTTATATATCATCTTTTGGGCAAGGGATAGCAACTACCATATATTATTTTGCTTCATCAAAACTAGGAAGCGCGAATACAAGCTCATATATGTTCATTATTCCTGTATCAGCGCTGTTTTTTAGCTATTTAATCCTAGATGAAGTACCAAATTTATTTTTGATTATAGGTGGAATTGTAAATATGTTAGCTTTATATATAATTACAAAAAAACCTCAAAAAAGTATTGGTTAA
- a CDS encoding ShlB/FhaC/HecB family hemolysin secretion/activation protein, with product MKKLITLSFITASSLLAQPTITDIEKSISTPKEVETKAPSLVEVGGKEKYAPVMADDESGKTIEVKDFSIEGNTQIKDDVLKKLLSEYVGKPLTFSQLQETASLITKYYREKGYFVARAYIPIQDIKSSNGIVKIAVIEGNYGEFKLTNNSKVKDSIVQAMFDDAKTRGNIVSTNTLERSMLIINDTPGVMVTQADVRPGKEVGTSDFIVTTEPSAPYSGYIVADNYGSKYTSVYRTMAGGSINNPFKIGDKLTLSGLYGMNSNLDNYKASYSFPILPNGLRGEIAYSETNYKLEKKYVTNQDIKGDSQTLEATLSYPIIRTRVQSLYTTFTYTSKDMKDTNDGVQTNKKTLESFNLGLNYTKSALLANLDTQYNASINLISGKLNIKDATAKTQDTSGAKTNGSYEKLALTLANTTILHPKISLETSLTYQQALNNKNLDGSEDMSIGGSNGVRVYPDSEESAENGYIIRAESFYTLPSYKGLDHKVSLFVDTAKVKQENNTTNEKARQLSDIGIGYHTSYKNFFAKAHIATIIGNSKVTSEADNKQYKTKFLVQAGMVF from the coding sequence ATGAAAAAACTAATAACTCTATCATTTATAACAGCTAGTAGCTTACTAGCACAACCAACTATTACAGATATAGAGAAATCTATATCTACTCCAAAAGAAGTAGAAACTAAAGCTCCCTCTTTAGTAGAAGTAGGTGGTAAAGAAAAATATGCTCCCGTAATGGCTGATGATGAAAGCGGTAAGACTATCGAGGTAAAGGATTTTTCTATAGAGGGTAATACTCAAATCAAGGATGATGTACTAAAAAAGCTCCTAAGTGAATATGTAGGAAAACCTCTTACATTTTCACAACTTCAAGAAACAGCGTCACTTATCACAAAATATTATAGAGAAAAAGGTTACTTTGTTGCAAGAGCTTATATACCTATACAAGATATTAAATCTAGTAACGGTATAGTAAAAATTGCTGTCATAGAAGGTAATTATGGAGAATTTAAACTAACAAATAACTCTAAAGTAAAAGATAGTATCGTTCAAGCCATGTTTGATGATGCAAAAACAAGAGGTAATATAGTAAGTACGAATACACTAGAAAGGTCTATGCTTATTATCAATGATACTCCAGGTGTTATGGTTACTCAAGCAGATGTAAGACCAGGGAAGGAAGTAGGTACAAGTGATTTTATAGTAACTACAGAGCCTTCTGCTCCTTATAGTGGATATATTGTGGCAGATAACTATGGAAGTAAATATACAAGTGTATATAGAACTATGGCAGGGGGAAGTATCAATAACCCTTTTAAAATCGGTGATAAACTAACTCTTAGTGGACTATATGGAATGAACTCAAACCTTGATAACTATAAAGCTTCGTATTCATTTCCAATACTCCCAAATGGACTAAGGGGAGAAATAGCATATTCTGAGACAAACTATAAGTTAGAAAAAAAATATGTAACCAATCAAGATATAAAAGGTGATTCTCAAACACTTGAAGCAACTTTATCTTATCCAATTATAAGAACAAGAGTACAAAGTCTTTATACAACTTTTACATATACTTCAAAAGATATGAAAGATACAAATGATGGAGTACAAACAAACAAAAAAACACTAGAATCTTTTAACTTAGGATTAAACTATACAAAAAGTGCATTACTAGCAAATCTTGATACACAATATAACGCTAGCATAAACCTAATAAGTGGTAAGCTGAATATCAAAGATGCCACAGCAAAAACTCAAGATACAAGTGGAGCAAAAACAAATGGCTCTTATGAAAAACTAGCTCTAACACTAGCTAATACAACTATACTACACCCAAAAATATCACTAGAAACATCTCTAACATATCAACAAGCTCTAAACAATAAAAACCTAGATGGTAGTGAAGATATGAGTATAGGTGGAAGTAATGGTGTAAGAGTATACCCTGATAGTGAAGAAAGTGCAGAAAATGGATATATTATAAGAGCTGAAAGCTTTTATACACTTCCATCTTACAAAGGGCTAGACCATAAAGTATCACTATTTGTAGATACAGCAAAAGTAAAACAAGAAAATAATACTACAAATGAAAAAGCAAGACAATTGTCAGATATTGGTATAGGATATCACACATCATATAAAAACTTCTTTGCAAAAGCACATATAGCAACTATAATAGGTAACTCTAAAGTAACATCTGAAGCAGATAATAAACAATACAAAACTAAGTTCTTAGTTCAAGCTGGGATGGTGTTTTAG
- a CDS encoding ATP-dependent Clp protease ATP-binding subunit yields the protein MNKIFEKLTNQMAETIDSAIALALHNKNQEVDIIHIIWAMLTNTSSVLNQSLNKMNVDKVAIELEAKSIAGKLPSVSSVTKENIKLSRNLADSLANAEGLMASSGDKFIAVDTWILANIKSDVFKNVFAKYLDMSELAKTLESIRGGAKIESQSADENLEALSKYGIDLNQKALNGELDPVIGRDEQIQRMMQILIRKTKNNPILLGEPGTGKTAIAEGLAQKIVKKDVPLSLQNKRVVSLDMSSMIAGAKYRGEFEDRLKSVIDEVKKAGNIILFIDEIHTIIGAGASEGSMDAANILKPSLARGELHTIGATTLKEYRKYFEKDAAMQRRFQPINVDEPSVNEALQILRGIKERLETHHNVTINDSALVAAAKLSDRYITNRFLPDKAIDLIDEAAAELKMQIESEPLALSKVKREIETLSVEKSALLMEKSSKNETRITEIEKELANKKEEQRGLEQRFDNEKKTFEATSTLKAKIEDLKGKAERAKRESKYEDAAKIEYGEIPAIQKEIEQVEAKWATMQSEGTLLRNSVDEEAIASIVSRWTGIPVNKMLTSEKERILKVEEVLKKDVVGQDEAIRAIARAIKRNKAGLSEANRPIGSFLFLGPTGVGKTESAKTLAKFLFDDAKSLIRFDMSEYMEKHSVSRLIGSAPGYVGYEEGGQLTEAVRRKPYSVILFDEIEKAHTDVFNVLLQVLDDGRLTDNKGVTVDFKNTIIILTSNIGSSKIIEISDKEARRDAVMKDLKGYFRPEFLNRLDDIVIFEQLGLGAIENIVSLMFDNIKKKVSEREIEITLSDSAIKYIAEAGFDPVYGARPLKRALYDIVEDKLAELILEDKVKAGNKVAFDVKDGEIEATIS from the coding sequence ATGAATAAAATATTTGAGAAACTAACAAACCAAATGGCTGAGACGATAGATTCTGCTATTGCCTTGGCACTACACAATAAAAATCAAGAAGTAGATATTATACATATTATTTGGGCTATGCTTACAAATACGAGCTCAGTACTAAATCAATCTTTAAATAAAATGAATGTGGATAAGGTAGCGATTGAGCTTGAAGCAAAAAGTATAGCGGGTAAACTTCCTTCTGTTTCAAGTGTAACCAAAGAAAATATAAAACTATCAAGAAATCTTGCAGATTCATTGGCTAATGCTGAAGGGTTGATGGCTAGTAGCGGAGATAAATTTATAGCTGTGGATACTTGGATACTAGCAAATATCAAATCAGATGTATTTAAAAATGTATTTGCAAAATACCTTGATATGAGTGAACTTGCTAAGACATTAGAAAGTATCAGAGGTGGAGCAAAAATAGAATCACAAAGTGCTGATGAAAATCTTGAAGCTTTGAGTAAATATGGTATTGATTTGAATCAAAAGGCATTAAACGGTGAGCTTGACCCTGTGATAGGTAGGGATGAGCAAATACAAAGAATGATGCAAATTCTGATAAGAAAAACAAAAAACAACCCTATACTTCTTGGTGAGCCAGGGACTGGAAAAACTGCTATTGCTGAAGGATTGGCTCAAAAAATAGTAAAAAAAGATGTTCCGTTGAGCTTACAAAACAAAAGAGTTGTAAGTCTTGATATGAGTTCTATGATAGCAGGTGCAAAATATAGAGGAGAGTTTGAAGATAGACTAAAATCTGTAATTGATGAGGTCAAAAAAGCTGGGAACATCATCCTTTTTATAGATGAGATACATACTATCATAGGTGCAGGAGCAAGTGAAGGGTCTATGGATGCAGCAAATATCCTAAAACCAAGCCTTGCTCGTGGTGAGCTTCATACTATAGGTGCTACTACACTAAAAGAGTATAGAAAATATTTTGAAAAAGATGCGGCGATGCAAAGAAGGTTTCAGCCTATAAATGTGGATGAGCCTTCTGTTAATGAAGCATTGCAAATTCTTAGAGGTATCAAAGAAAGATTAGAAACGCACCACAATGTCACTATCAATGATTCGGCTTTGGTGGCAGCTGCGAAGCTAAGCGATAGATATATAACCAATAGATTTTTGCCTGATAAAGCGATAGATTTGATAGATGAGGCTGCGGCTGAGCTTAAAATGCAAATAGAATCAGAGCCTTTGGCACTAAGCAAAGTAAAAAGAGAGATAGAGACACTAAGTGTAGAAAAATCAGCACTTTTGATGGAAAAATCATCTAAAAATGAAACAAGAATTACTGAGATAGAAAAAGAACTTGCAAACAAAAAAGAAGAACAAAGAGGGCTAGAGCAAAGGTTTGATAATGAGAAAAAGACCTTTGAAGCAACTTCCACACTCAAAGCAAAAATTGAAGATCTAAAAGGAAAAGCTGAAAGAGCAAAAAGAGAGTCCAAATACGAAGATGCTGCAAAGATAGAATATGGTGAAATCCCTGCAATTCAAAAAGAGATAGAGCAAGTGGAAGCTAAATGGGCTACTATGCAAAGTGAAGGGACATTACTGCGAAATTCTGTAGATGAGGAAGCAATAGCATCTATAGTAAGTAGATGGACTGGAATACCTGTAAATAAAATGCTAACTAGCGAAAAAGAGAGAATCTTAAAAGTCGAAGAAGTCTTGAAAAAAGATGTAGTAGGGCAAGATGAGGCGATAAGAGCAATTGCAAGAGCTATTAAGAGAAATAAAGCAGGGCTTAGTGAGGCAAATCGCCCTATTGGAAGCTTTTTGTTCCTTGGACCTACAGGTGTGGGAAAAACAGAGAGTGCGAAGACTTTGGCTAAATTTTTGTTTGATGATGCGAAAAGTTTGATAAGATTTGATATGAGTGAATATATGGAAAAACACTCAGTTAGTAGGCTTATAGGTTCAGCTCCAGGATATGTGGGGTATGAAGAAGGTGGTCAGCTCACAGAAGCGGTGCGAAGAAAACCATATAGTGTAATCCTTTTTGATGAGATAGAAAAAGCACACACTGATGTGTTTAATGTCCTTTTGCAAGTGCTTGATGATGGAAGGCTAACCGATAACAAAGGTGTTACGGTGGATTTTAAAAATACTATTATTATCCTTACATCAAATATAGGAAGTAGCAAGATTATAGAGATAAGCGATAAAGAGGCTAGAAGAGACGCTGTTATGAAAGACTTAAAAGGGTATTTTAGACCAGAGTTTCTAAATAGACTTGATGATATTGTGATATTTGAACAGCTAGGTCTAGGTGCTATTGAAAATATCGTATCGTTAATGTTTGATAATATCAAGAAAAAAGTGAGTGAAAGAGAAATAGAAATCACTTTGAGTGATAGTGCTATCAAATATATAGCTGAAGCTGGGTTTGACCCTGTGTATGGTGCAAGACCGCTAAAAAGAGCTTTGTATGATATAGTTGAGGATAAACTAGCTGAGCTTATCTTAGAAGATAAAGTAAAAGCAGGAAACAAAGTCGCTTTTGATGTGAAAGATGGGGAAATAGAAGCTACTATTTCATAA
- a CDS encoding CHAD domain-containing protein yields MTCAISLNKDLNKQIQKVVKIHMQKIIRMSTDKYISKDRAIHQIRRRFKKLRSILHLLRYDLTETFFDKQNRLYKSYAKNFSSLRDQKVLIDVYFSIIRKYELEDTKYIQILESIQEPITEIEISDIFKRVYLGISDNLKNIKDYKFDKNTGRYFLKCVRKTYKQTKKLKNIATNNGDDADFHLWRKWVNYHWYQLHILQNSDTNRKHMLKQLANILGDIHDITIFKEFLLTTKISNIDKFLMFLNKEQDRLKQQAITIGDELFDQKAKELF; encoded by the coding sequence ATGACTTGTGCAATATCACTTAATAAAGATTTAAATAAACAAATTCAAAAAGTTGTTAAAATACATATGCAAAAAATTATTAGAATGTCTACTGATAAGTATATATCAAAAGACAGAGCTATACATCAAATAAGAAGAAGATTTAAAAAGCTTAGATCAATATTACATTTATTAAGATATGATTTAACAGAGACTTTTTTTGATAAACAAAATAGATTATATAAATCATATGCAAAGAATTTTTCTTCATTAAGAGACCAAAAGGTCTTAATAGATGTATACTTTAGCATAATTAGGAAATATGAGCTAGAAGATACAAAGTATATACAAATATTAGAATCTATTCAAGAGCCAATTACAGAAATAGAAATTAGCGATATCTTTAAAAGGGTTTATCTTGGTATAAGTGATAATCTTAAAAATATCAAAGATTATAAGTTTGATAAAAATACGGGAAGGTATTTTCTTAAATGTGTTAGAAAAACATATAAACAAACAAAAAAGTTAAAAAATATTGCTACTAATAATGGTGATGATGCTGATTTTCATTTGTGGAGAAAGTGGGTAAATTATCACTGGTATCAATTACATATATTGCAAAATAGTGATACAAATAGAAAGCATATGCTAAAACAACTTGCAAATATATTGGGTGATATTCATGATATTACAATATTTAAAGAGTTTTTATTAACCACTAAAATAAGCAATATTGATAAGTTTTTAATGTTTTTAAATAAAGAGCAAGATAGATTAAAACAACAAGCTATTACAATAGGTGATGAATTATTTGATCAAAAAGCAAAGGAATTGTTTTAA